In Nocardia sputorum, a single genomic region encodes these proteins:
- the mihF gene encoding integration host factor, actinobacterial type, translated as MALPTMTAEQRTEALAKAAAVRKARSELIGKVKAGKVSVADLLKKADSDELVKKTKVAAVIKALPGVGPVKAAKLMDQAEIPEDRRIGGLGARQRAALLDALKD; from the coding sequence ATGGCACTGCCTACCATGACCGCAGAGCAGCGTACCGAGGCCTTGGCCAAGGCGGCTGCGGTCCGCAAGGCACGCTCCGAACTGATCGGCAAGGTGAAGGCGGGCAAGGTCTCGGTCGCGGACCTGCTGAAGAAGGCCGACTCCGACGAGCTGGTCAAGAAGACCAAGGTGGCTGCGGTGATCAAGGCGCTGCCCGGTGTCGGGCCGGTGAAGGCCGCCAAGCTGATGGATCAGGCGGAGATCCCCGAGGACCGCCGCATCGGTGGTTTGGGCGCGCGTCAGCGCGCGGCACTGCTCGATGCGCTGAAGGACTGA